A single genomic interval of Deltaproteobacteria bacterium harbors:
- a CDS encoding vitamin B12-dependent ribonucleotide reductase has product MIEKVEGRKTKSRSSKKRNSADKAAPTPQRPGLTVERYFTKLDVDPFSEVEWELRSATITGADGTVYFEQKDCEIPASWSQTATNVVVQKYFRGTLGTPERESSVRQMISRVADTIFKWGRKDGYFRSEEDAWAFRDELVHLLLHQKMAFNSPVWFNVGVEEEPQCSACFINSVDDSMESILTLAKTEGMLFKYGSGTGSNLSNIRSSKELLNGGGTASGPVSFMKGFDTFAGAIKSGGKTRRAAKMVILDADHPDIVDFIECKAREEKKAWALIDAGYDGNFNVPGGAYDTVGYQNANHSVRVTDEFMRAVVEDRPWQTRARTTGEVVDTLSARELFRKMAEAAHLCGDPGIQFDTTINRWHPCINTARINASNPCSEYMFLDDSACNLASLNLRKFVKEDGEFDIESYKRAIEITIIAMEIIVGNAKYPTEKIRINSHDYRPLGLGYANLGALLMARGLPYDSDAGRAYAAALTSILCGHAYATSARISAEATGPFNGYALNEEPMLRVMRQHRDAARAIDGALVPSDLLAAARDVWDEAIDLGTRYGFRNAQATVLAPTGTIGFLMDCDTTGVEPDIAIVKYKKLVGGGMLKIVNNTVPEALRKLGYDEAQVEDIVAYIDKEETIEGAPHLADEHLPVFDCAFRAAKGTRSIHYMGHIRMMAAVQPFLSGAISKTVNLPNDCSVDDIENAYLEAWKLGLKAIAVYRDGCKRTQPLSTSNTDMAQGSSEIDTLSALTDEEKALIKAMRAAKGNTVSPPPAIRHKLSDERRSLTHKFSIAGHDGYVTVGLYDDGTPGEIFVRMAKEGSVIAGLMDSFATAVSLALQHGVPLKLLAEKFKGTRFEPAGFTGNQEIPIATSIMDYLFRWLSLRFLEAEEHPAAALKGKAKGQLDLPAVPVLPDDAREERRAEAGAILVEESSAGWVRETDAPPCHECGTLMVRSGACHKCLNCGATSGCS; this is encoded by the coding sequence ATGATCGAAAAAGTAGAAGGCCGGAAAACCAAGTCGCGTTCGTCAAAAAAGCGTAATTCTGCCGACAAAGCTGCGCCGACGCCGCAGCGGCCCGGCCTCACCGTCGAGCGGTATTTCACCAAGCTCGACGTCGATCCGTTCTCGGAGGTCGAGTGGGAACTGCGATCGGCCACGATCACCGGCGCCGACGGCACCGTCTACTTCGAGCAGAAGGACTGCGAGATCCCGGCGTCGTGGAGCCAGACGGCGACCAACGTCGTCGTCCAGAAGTACTTCCGGGGCACCCTGGGCACGCCCGAACGCGAGTCGTCCGTCCGCCAGATGATCTCGCGGGTGGCGGACACCATCTTCAAGTGGGGGCGCAAGGACGGCTACTTCCGCAGCGAGGAGGACGCCTGGGCCTTCCGCGACGAGCTGGTCCACCTGCTGCTCCATCAGAAGATGGCGTTCAACTCGCCGGTCTGGTTCAACGTCGGCGTCGAGGAGGAGCCGCAGTGCTCGGCCTGCTTCATCAATAGTGTCGACGACTCGATGGAGTCGATCCTCACGCTGGCCAAGACCGAGGGCATGCTGTTCAAGTACGGCTCCGGTACGGGGTCGAACCTGTCGAACATCCGGTCGTCCAAGGAGCTGCTCAACGGCGGCGGCACGGCGTCGGGGCCCGTGTCGTTCATGAAGGGGTTCGACACGTTCGCCGGCGCGATCAAGTCGGGCGGCAAGACGCGCCGCGCCGCAAAGATGGTCATCCTCGACGCCGACCATCCGGACATCGTCGACTTCATCGAGTGCAAGGCGCGCGAGGAGAAGAAAGCCTGGGCGCTGATCGACGCGGGCTACGACGGCAACTTCAACGTGCCGGGCGGTGCGTACGACACGGTCGGCTACCAGAACGCGAACCACTCGGTGCGCGTGACCGACGAGTTCATGCGCGCCGTGGTCGAGGACCGTCCGTGGCAGACGCGCGCGCGCACCACCGGCGAGGTCGTCGACACGCTGTCGGCGCGCGAGCTGTTCCGCAAGATGGCCGAGGCGGCGCACCTGTGCGGCGACCCGGGAATCCAGTTCGACACCACCATCAACCGGTGGCATCCGTGCATCAACACGGCGCGCATCAACGCGTCGAACCCGTGCTCGGAGTACATGTTCCTGGACGACTCGGCGTGCAACCTCGCGTCGCTCAACCTGCGCAAGTTCGTCAAAGAGGACGGCGAGTTCGACATCGAATCCTACAAGCGCGCGATCGAGATCACGATCATCGCGATGGAGATCATCGTCGGCAACGCCAAGTACCCGACGGAAAAGATCCGCATCAACTCGCACGACTACCGGCCGCTCGGGCTCGGCTATGCGAACCTCGGCGCCCTGTTGATGGCGCGCGGGTTGCCGTACGACAGCGACGCCGGCCGCGCCTACGCCGCGGCGCTCACGTCGATTCTGTGCGGCCACGCGTACGCGACGAGCGCGCGCATCTCGGCGGAGGCGACCGGGCCGTTCAACGGCTACGCGCTCAACGAGGAGCCGATGCTGCGCGTCATGCGCCAGCACCGCGATGCCGCCCGCGCGATCGACGGCGCGCTCGTGCCTTCGGACCTGTTGGCCGCCGCGCGCGACGTGTGGGACGAGGCGATCGACCTCGGCACGCGCTACGGCTTCCGCAACGCGCAGGCCACGGTGCTCGCTCCGACCGGCACGATCGGGTTCCTCATGGACTGCGACACCACGGGGGTCGAACCCGACATCGCCATCGTCAAGTACAAGAAGCTCGTCGGCGGCGGAATGCTCAAGATCGTCAACAACACGGTGCCGGAGGCGCTGCGCAAGCTCGGCTACGACGAGGCGCAGGTCGAGGACATCGTGGCGTACATCGACAAGGAGGAGACGATCGAGGGGGCGCCGCACCTCGCGGACGAGCACCTGCCGGTGTTCGACTGCGCGTTCCGCGCGGCGAAGGGCACGCGGTCGATCCATTACATGGGTCACATCCGCATGATGGCGGCCGTGCAGCCGTTCCTGTCGGGCGCGATTTCGAAGACCGTCAATCTGCCCAACGACTGCTCGGTCGACGACATCGAAAACGCATACCTCGAGGCGTGGAAGCTCGGGCTCAAGGCGATCGCCGTCTACCGCGACGGTTGCAAGCGCACGCAGCCGCTGTCGACGAGCAACACCGACATGGCTCAGGGGTCGAGCGAGATCGACACGCTGTCGGCGCTCACCGACGAGGAGAAGGCGCTCATCAAGGCAATGCGCGCGGCCAAGGGCAACACGGTGAGCCCGCCGCCGGCGATCCGCCACAAACTCAGTGACGAGCGCCGGTCGCTCACCCACAAGTTCTCGATCGCGGGCCACGACGGGTACGTGACGGTCGGTTTGTACGACGACGGTACGCCGGGCGAGATCTTCGTCCGCATGGCGAAGGAGGGCTCCGTGATCGCCGGGCTGATGGACTCGTTCGCGACCGCCGTGTCGTTGGCTCTGCAGCACGGCGTGCCGCTGAAGCTGCTCGCCGAGAAGTTCAAGGGCACGCGGTTCGAGCCGGCCGGGTTCACGGGCAACCAGGAGATCCCGATCGCGACGTCGATCATGGACTACCTGTTCCGGTGGCTGTCGCTGCGGTTCCTCGAGGCCGAGGAGCATCCGGCGGCCGCGCTCAAGGGCAAAGCGAAGGGGCAGCTCGACTTGCCGGCGGTGCCGGTGTTGCCGGACGACGCCCGCGAAGAGCGGCGCGCCGAGGCCGGCGCCATCCTGGTCGAGGAGTCGTCCGCCGGCTGGGTGCGCGAGACGGATGCGCCGCCGTGTCATGAGTGCGGCACGCTGATGGTCCGCAGCGGCGCGTGTCACAAGTGCCTCAACTGCGGCGCGACGAGCGGCTGCTCGTGA
- a CDS encoding O-acetyl-ADP-ribose deacetylase: MTRPVDRIELVRGDITVLDVDAIVNAANESLLGGGGVDGAIHRAAGPELLAECRALGGCPTGSAKMTRGYNLPARWVIHAVGPRYRDGRHGEPELLASCYRTAIELAAAKQLASIAFPAISCGVYGYPVDDAAEIAIAATAGALAAAPTIRLVLFALIDDRAYAAFEKALERHCGT, from the coding sequence ATGACGCGACCGGTGGACCGCATCGAACTCGTGCGCGGTGACATCACCGTGCTGGACGTGGACGCCATCGTCAATGCAGCGAACGAATCGCTGCTCGGCGGCGGCGGGGTCGACGGCGCGATTCACCGGGCGGCCGGCCCGGAGCTGCTGGCGGAGTGCCGCGCGCTCGGCGGCTGCCCGACCGGATCGGCCAAGATGACCCGCGGCTACAACCTGCCGGCGCGCTGGGTGATCCACGCGGTCGGGCCGCGCTACCGCGACGGCCGGCACGGCGAACCGGAGCTGCTGGCGTCGTGTTACCGGACCGCGATCGAGTTGGCGGCCGCCAAACAACTGGCGTCGATCGCGTTTCCCGCGATCAGCTGCGGTGTCTACGGGTACCCGGTCGACGACGCCGCCGAGATCGCGATCGCGGCGACGGCCGGCGCGCTCGCCGCCGCGCCCACGATCCGGCTGGTGTTGTTCGCGCTGATCGACGACCGCGCCTACGCCGCGTTCGAGAAGGCGCTCGAACGCCACTGCGGGACGTGA
- a CDS encoding iron ABC transporter permease — MTDRRDHDRGAPPVDANAGSAVRPLSRRRLAAAVAGCAGVAAAVCALSPLVGVDGAGGGRHLALLDLRAIVDGLAGAPTVDAQLFALARLPRVLAGAVVGAGLAVAGCALQALLRNPLAEPYTVGVSSGASLAALLAIRLGLDATWLGSSAIGLAALAGAAITIYAVWRLAQTDGDLPPAALLLAGLVIAIVCSAASMLVQYTATFSETYRFVRWMMGGLEWIRYGPLWRAAVPTAAGIAVLLWLARDLNALSAGGEAAASVGVHPTRARTIGFFAASLVVGAAISVAGPIGFVGLVVPHVLRGAVGPDHRVLLPASAFAGAAFVVACDTVARIVLAPAQLPVGIVTALIGGAFFAYVFRREKTRARLWGG, encoded by the coding sequence ATGACCGATCGGCGCGACCACGACCGCGGCGCGCCGCCGGTCGACGCGAACGCCGGCTCGGCGGTGCGCCCGCTGTCGCGCCGCCGGCTCGCGGCGGCGGTCGCCGGCTGCGCCGGAGTCGCCGCGGCCGTGTGCGCGCTCAGCCCGCTGGTCGGCGTCGACGGCGCCGGCGGCGGCCGCCACCTCGCGCTGCTCGACCTGCGCGCGATCGTAGACGGCCTCGCCGGCGCGCCGACGGTCGACGCGCAGCTGTTCGCGCTCGCGCGGCTGCCGCGGGTGCTGGCCGGCGCGGTGGTCGGCGCGGGCCTCGCCGTCGCCGGCTGCGCCCTGCAGGCGCTGTTGCGCAACCCGCTGGCCGAGCCGTACACCGTCGGCGTGTCGTCGGGCGCATCGCTGGCCGCCCTGCTCGCGATCCGGCTCGGGCTCGACGCGACCTGGCTCGGCTCATCCGCGATCGGGCTGGCCGCCCTCGCCGGCGCCGCCATCACGATCTACGCCGTGTGGCGGCTGGCGCAAACCGACGGCGACCTGCCGCCGGCGGCGCTGCTGCTCGCGGGGCTCGTGATCGCGATCGTGTGCAGCGCCGCGTCGATGCTCGTGCAGTACACGGCCACGTTCTCGGAGACGTACCGGTTCGTGCGGTGGATGATGGGCGGGCTCGAGTGGATCCGCTACGGCCCGCTGTGGCGCGCCGCGGTGCCCACCGCCGCCGGCATCGCGGTACTGCTGTGGCTCGCGCGGGACCTCAACGCGCTGTCGGCCGGCGGCGAGGCGGCCGCGTCCGTCGGCGTCCACCCGACGCGGGCGCGGACGATCGGGTTCTTTGCGGCGTCGCTCGTGGTCGGCGCCGCGATCTCCGTGGCGGGGCCGATCGGGTTCGTCGGCCTGGTCGTGCCGCACGTGTTGCGCGGCGCGGTCGGACCGGACCATCGCGTGCTGCTGCCGGCCAGCGCGTTTGCCGGCGCGGCGTTCGTCGTCGCGTGCGACACCGTCGCGCGCATCGTACTCGCGCCCGCGCAGCTGCCGGTCGGCATCGTCACCGCGCTGATCGGCGGCGCGTTCTTCGCGTACGTGTTCCGCCGCGAGAAGACGCGCGCCCGCCTGTGGGGCGGCTGA
- a CDS encoding TonB-dependent receptor, whose product MRSARCPEAFPFGIMTVRPRVFPAATVAAAIVTALSPGARAGERAADASADAAPPASAARAGGSGGAPVSAPAPRGGGGTPPAPRPPGDAGAAPVIAPGEVIVVTGIAPRDGVDDLDGPRAAHADAARALAEPAFVTVVHVADRDGETVSPAEVLAESAGVHTRSLGGLGAFASVSIRGAAPGHTAVLVDGVPLSRLSSAAADLGAFELASFDRVELYRGGVPVDFGGAALGGAVQFVTAAGRPAGGDSLRLSAGVGSFGARHLRLRWRDDLAGDALGVHVAAGYRGADGDYPFFDDNGTPLRREDDTTARRSNNGFAQVDAVARARWRGRAWSVAGGARALHKAQGIPGVGSAQTERAALATTTAVSDVTAVRATAGATVRATGYALVERQHLADPLGEVGLGSDDARSLTIAAGATAVSAVRVGTRHRVELAAEARGEQFSARDRDRDARVRALRGAAAASVAGTVALWGGRALLVPAVRVDVLRTEPGGGWDPLVVGAGEVGDRTEWFASPRLAARVRVARAWVAKASAGRYFRPPTVVEVFGDRGVLVGDPALRAETGVSADVGVAFAPSYAVGPVDRIYGQLAAFGARARDTIAFQPTAGRAAVAMNLGDADLGGVEAAATARLWRTATASIAYTFLDSRQRAAPTQPSYDGKRLPQRPRHELYARADVALRVAGRLAVVWADATVTSGNFLDAANLNEVPPRTFVGVGAKVSLASGVLVGVEVKNVADRRVETVTLDPPPRPDLSEIPRAVADVLGYPLPGRSVYLTIDWSVK is encoded by the coding sequence ATGCGGTCGGCGCGATGCCCGGAGGCTTTCCCCTTCGGCATCATGACAGTACGACCGCGAGTGTTCCCGGCAGCAACGGTTGCAGCGGCAATCGTCACCGCGCTGTCGCCGGGCGCGCGCGCGGGCGAACGCGCGGCAGACGCCTCGGCGGATGCTGCGCCGCCCGCGTCCGCGGCGCGCGCGGGCGGCTCGGGGGGCGCGCCGGTCTCGGCTCCCGCGCCGCGCGGTGGCGGCGGGACACCACCGGCGCCGCGGCCGCCCGGCGACGCCGGTGCCGCTCCGGTGATCGCGCCCGGCGAGGTCATCGTCGTCACCGGGATCGCGCCGCGCGACGGCGTCGACGATCTGGACGGCCCGCGCGCCGCCCACGCCGACGCCGCGCGCGCCCTGGCGGAGCCGGCATTCGTCACCGTCGTCCACGTCGCGGACCGGGACGGCGAGACCGTGTCGCCGGCCGAGGTGCTCGCCGAATCCGCCGGCGTTCACACGCGCAGCCTCGGTGGGCTCGGCGCGTTCGCGTCGGTGTCGATCCGCGGGGCAGCGCCCGGCCACACCGCGGTGCTCGTCGACGGCGTGCCGCTGTCGCGCCTGTCGTCGGCCGCGGCGGACCTCGGTGCGTTCGAACTGGCGTCCTTCGACCGCGTGGAGTTGTACCGCGGCGGCGTGCCGGTCGACTTCGGCGGCGCGGCGCTCGGCGGAGCGGTGCAGTTCGTCACCGCGGCGGGCCGACCGGCCGGAGGCGACTCGCTGCGCTTGTCGGCCGGCGTGGGCTCGTTCGGCGCGCGCCACCTGCGGCTGCGGTGGCGGGACGACCTGGCCGGCGACGCGCTCGGCGTCCACGTCGCGGCCGGCTACCGCGGCGCCGACGGAGATTACCCGTTCTTCGACGACAACGGCACGCCGCTTCGCCGCGAGGACGACACGACCGCGCGGCGCAGCAACAACGGCTTCGCTCAGGTCGATGCGGTGGCGCGCGCGCGCTGGCGCGGTCGCGCGTGGTCGGTCGCCGGCGGCGCGCGCGCGCTGCACAAGGCCCAGGGAATCCCGGGCGTGGGCTCGGCGCAGACCGAACGGGCGGCGCTGGCGACGACGACCGCGGTGTCCGACGTGACCGCCGTCCGCGCGACCGCCGGAGCGACGGTGCGCGCCACCGGCTACGCGCTCGTCGAGCGCCAGCACCTGGCCGACCCGCTCGGCGAGGTCGGCCTCGGCAGCGACGACGCGCGGTCCCTCACGATCGCCGCGGGCGCCACCGCCGTCTCGGCCGTGCGGGTCGGGACGCGCCACCGGGTCGAACTCGCGGCCGAAGCGCGCGGCGAGCAGTTCTCCGCGCGCGACCGCGACCGCGACGCGCGGGTGCGGGCGCTGCGCGGCGCCGCAGCCGCGTCGGTCGCGGGCACCGTCGCGCTGTGGGGCGGGCGCGCGCTCCTCGTCCCCGCGGTGCGGGTGGACGTGCTGCGCACCGAACCGGGCGGCGGCTGGGATCCGCTCGTCGTCGGAGCAGGCGAGGTCGGCGACCGCACGGAGTGGTTCGCGAGCCCGCGGCTGGCGGCGCGAGTGCGCGTCGCGCGCGCGTGGGTCGCGAAGGCGAGCGCCGGCCGCTACTTCCGGCCCCCCACGGTCGTCGAGGTTTTCGGCGACCGCGGCGTGCTGGTGGGCGACCCCGCCTTGCGCGCGGAGACCGGCGTGAGCGCCGATGTCGGCGTCGCGTTTGCGCCGTCGTACGCGGTCGGCCCGGTCGACCGCATCTACGGCCAACTTGCGGCGTTCGGCGCGCGCGCGCGCGATACGATCGCGTTTCAGCCGACCGCGGGGCGCGCCGCCGTCGCGATGAACCTGGGCGACGCCGACCTCGGGGGCGTCGAGGCGGCGGCGACCGCGCGCCTGTGGCGCACGGCGACGGCTTCGATCGCCTATACGTTTCTCGATTCGCGCCAGAGGGCCGCGCCGACGCAGCCGTCCTACGACGGCAAGCGTCTGCCGCAGCGACCGCGCCACGAGCTGTACGCCCGCGCGGACGTGGCGCTCCGCGTCGCCGGCCGCCTCGCCGTCGTGTGGGCCGACGCGACAGTTACCTCCGGCAACTTTCTCGACGCCGCCAACCTCAACGAGGTGCCGCCGCGCACGTTTGTCGGCGTTGGCGCGAAGGTGTCACTGGCGAGCGGCGTGCTGGTCGGCGTCGAGGTCAAAAACGTTGCCGACCGCCGCGTCGAGACCGTGACCTTGGACCCGCCACCGCGGCCGGATCTGTCCGAGATCCCGCGAGCGGTGGCCGACGTGCTCGGGTATCCGCTGCCCGGGCGATCCGTATACCTCACAATCGACTGGAGTGTGAAATGA
- a CDS encoding ABC transporter ATP-binding protein — translation MTPAAARRRCGRAAARRRCGRARYNAAVLQIDGVTFAYRSAPVLAGASLAVRPGEIACVVGANGAGKSTLLRLAAGLLRPAAGQVRAFGLDPASTPRPALARRLSLLPQQVRHTFPFSVAEVVLMGRYPHQRRGLLALESADDVAAADDAMRRCDVLHLAGRRFDELSGGERRRVLLAQSFCQRAELLLLDEPTASLDPAHALAVFAALRAEVRARAAAAVVVTHDLNLAARFADRVAVVHRARVVADGAPADVLAGPEAREAFGCPLYVGTLPDSGSPFVVPA, via the coding sequence ATGACCCCGGCCGCGGCGCGCCGGCGATGCGGCCGGGCCGCGGCGCGCCGGCGATGCGGCCGCGCGCGGTATAACGCCGCCGTGCTGCAGATCGACGGCGTGACCTTCGCCTATCGCAGCGCGCCCGTGCTCGCCGGCGCGTCCCTCGCGGTGCGCCCGGGCGAGATCGCGTGCGTCGTCGGCGCCAACGGCGCGGGCAAGAGCACGCTGCTTCGGCTCGCCGCGGGGCTGCTGCGGCCGGCGGCCGGCCAGGTACGCGCGTTCGGCCTGGATCCCGCTAGCACGCCGCGCCCGGCGCTCGCCCGGCGGCTGTCGCTGCTGCCGCAACAGGTGCGCCACACGTTCCCGTTTTCCGTCGCCGAAGTCGTGCTGATGGGGCGCTACCCGCACCAGCGCCGCGGGCTGCTGGCGCTCGAGTCGGCCGACGACGTCGCCGCCGCCGACGACGCGATGCGCCGGTGCGACGTGCTCCACCTCGCCGGCCGCCGGTTCGACGAGCTGTCGGGCGGAGAACGCCGGCGCGTGCTGCTCGCACAGTCGTTTTGCCAGCGCGCCGAGCTGCTGCTGCTCGACGAACCGACCGCGTCGCTCGACCCCGCCCACGCGCTCGCCGTGTTCGCCGCGCTGCGCGCCGAGGTGCGCGCGCGCGCCGCCGCCGCCGTCGTCGTCACGCACGACCTCAACCTCGCCGCGCGGTTCGCCGACCGCGTCGCCGTGGTCCACCGCGCCCGCGTGGTGGCCGACGGCGCGCCCGCCGACGTGCTCGCCGGGCCGGAGGCGCGCGAGGCGTTCGGCTGCCCGCTGTACGTCGGCACGCTGCCGGACTCCGGCTCCCCGTTCGTGGTGCCCGCATGA